The genomic region GCCCCGCTTCTCGCGGTGCAGCAGGCCGGCTTCGTGCAGCACCTTGAGGTGGTGGCTGATGGTGGGCTGGGAGAGGTCGAAGGCCGGCTGCAGGTCGCAGACGCACGCCTCGCCGTCCTGGTGCGAGAGCACCAGCGAGAGCAGGCGCAGCCGCACCGGGTCGGCCACGGCCTTGAGCATCGGCGCGATGGCGGCTGCCTGCTCCGCGCTCAGCG from Nocardioides salarius harbors:
- a CDS encoding ArsR/SmtB family transcription factor, producing the protein MSMSGCAPDDPLAGCTPLAREPLSAEQAAAIAPMLKAVADPVRLRLLSLVLSHQDGEACVCDLQPAFDLSQPTISHHLKVLHEAGLLHREKRGVWVYYRVRPEAMQAFLTLFAAVPDPLSGAASTTTTTTAGAPA